CTCCGTCGCCGCGATGCGGGACAGCTCGCGCGCCATGCCGTCGGGGTCGGTGTTGTCGAAGAAGAACGGCTTCAGCGGGTCGCGCGGCGAGCCGAGCGCGTCGGCGACGAACTGCGGTCCGAGCGCCGAGCCGCCGATGCCGACGACGAGGATGTTCGTGAAGTGCGGCGCCTTCTCCGGGGCCACACGCCCCGCGTGGACCGCGGCCGCGAAGTCCTCGATGCGCGCGAGCGTCCCGCGGATCGCCTCGGCCGTCTCCGCATCCGGCGCCCGCTCCGGGGCCCGCAGCCAGTAGTGGCCGACGCGGCGCTTCTCGTCCGGGTTCGCGATCGCGCCCTTCTCGAGCGCGTCCATGGCGGCGAAGGCAGAGGGGAAAAGGCCGGTCACGAGCGGGTCCTTCCGCAGCGCGTCGTCCGTGAGGCCGGTCTTCGAGAGGTCGACGAGGAGCCCGAGCGCGGGCACGTGGAGCGACAGAGCCTGGACGCGGGGCCAGTCGTGAGCGGACATCGGGAGCCTCCCCCTTCCATGATCTCCGATCCGGGCGGGCCCGCGTAAACTGCGCGCCTCATGGCGAAAGCGACCGGCAAGGGCCTCGCCCTCGGCATCGACCTCGGCGGCACGAAGATTCTCGCGGGCGCCGTGGACGCCTCGAACCGCATCCTGGGGCGCGGCAAACTGAAGACCCCGTTCGCGGACGGCCCCGACGCGATCGGCGCGGCCCTCGTCGAGGCCAGCGACCTCGCCCTCAAGGAGGCCGGCGTCACCCGGGCCGACGTTTCCTCCTTCGCGATCGCGGCGCCCGGCGCCGTCGACACGATCAAGGGGACGCTCCTCAGGGCCGCAAACCTCAACGCCTCGAACTGGAACGTCGTGAAGGCGGTCGGCGCGGCGTTTCCCGGCGCGGCGGGCCGCGTCGAGAACGACGTGCGTCTCGCGGCGCTCGCGGAAGCGCGGCTCGGCGCGGGCCGCGGCTCGAACCTCATGGTCGCCGTGTGGGTCGGGACCGGCGTCGGCGGCGCCGTGATCATGAACGGGAAGATCCACTCCGGGCACAACCGCAACGCAGGGGAGATCGGCCACACGCAGATCGACTTCCGCCGGGCGGCCCCCGGGAAGATCGACGGCACGCTCGAGGGCACGGCCGCCAAGGTCGGGATTGCGGAGTACCTCAAGCGCCGGATCGACCGCGGCGACCGGACGGCTCTCGAGAAGGCCGTCTCGAAGAAGGACGTCCGCCTCAAGGGCTCGCAGCTGCGCGAGGCGTGGGAAGAGGGCGACGAGCTGGCCCGCCGCGCGCTGGCGCGCTCGGCCCGCGCCGTCGGAATCACGATCGCGAACGTCTGGAACATCCTCTCGCCCGACGTCTTCGTCCTCGGGGGCGGCGTCGCGACGGACGTCGGTCCGGCCTACCTCGCGGAGGTCCGCAAGTGGGCGGACGCCTTCGCCTTCACGCAGGACCTCGGCAAGCTCCGGGTGGAGCCGGCCGGCCTCGGGGACGATTCCGGGCTCCTCGGGGCGGCCCTCTACTCCCGCGACTGAGTCCCGCTCGGTTCATCTGGCACAATCGGGCTTCCATGAGCTGCACCGGCTGCTCCATCGGCACCTCCACGAACCCCGGCGGGAACTACGTCGGGGCGCGCCTCGCCGACGCCGAGGACGGGAAGACGACGCTCGTCTTCACGGGCGAGGTCAGGTCAAGCCCGGCGAGCGCCTCATCGTCGAGACCGAGAACGGGCCGGAGTTCGCGGAGGTCACGACGACGTCCCCGACGCTCGCGCGGTCCTGCTCGGCGAAGAAGGCGCGCCGGTTCCTGCGGCTCGCCTCCGATTCCGAGTACGCCGACTACGCCGAGCGCCTCGAGCTCCAGCAGACCGCCCTCGCGTTCGCGGACGAGAAGGTGGCCGCGATGCGCCTCGACGTCCACGTCGTCAAATGCGCCGTCGGCTTCGACCGCCGCAAGCTGACCGTCCTCTACACGTCGGAAAAGAAGCCCGAAGTGCGCGACCTCGCGCGCGCGATCTCCGACAAGTTCGACCTCCGGGTGGACATGAAGATGATGGGCGTCCGCGACGAGACGAAGATCCTCGGGGGCATCGGCTCCTGCGGCCTGACGCTCTGCTGCTCGACGTGGCTGAAGGGTTTCCACCCCGTGACGATCCGGATGGCGAAGATGCAGGGGCTCACCCCGAACCCCGCCAAGCTGACGGGGCAGTGCGGCCGCCTGAAGTGCTGCGTGGCCTACGAGCTCGAGGGCGGCATCGAGGCCGCCCGGCGCATGGGCCATGGCGGCGACCGCGAGCGCCGCGAAAAGGCCGCCCCGGCCCCCGCCGCCGCCTCCCGCCTGAGGCGGGTTTCGTCCTTTGGGGAAGCCCGGAATAGACTCCGGGCAACATCCGTTTCCCCTCCCGCGTAGACACCCCATGAGGAGTCCCGACATGGCTTCCGCGAAAAGGCCCGTTTCCGGCGCCCCCGCCCCCGGCGAGGGGGGAGGTCCGCCCGAGGAGCTGGGCCCGCGCAAGCTCATCCGGCCCTCGCTGGCCGGCGTCATGCGCGACCACGGGGCTCCCCGGCCGGCCGGCGGCGGCGCCCGGCGCGTCGTCCCGCCCGAGCAGACGAACGCCGAGGCCTACTACTACCTCAAGCAGATGCAGTCCAAGACGCCCATCGTCGTCCGCCTCGTGGACGGCGAGGAGCT
This Acidobacteriota bacterium DNA region includes the following protein-coding sequences:
- a CDS encoding ROK family protein; translation: MAKATGKGLALGIDLGGTKILAGAVDASNRILGRGKLKTPFADGPDAIGAALVEASDLALKEAGVTRADVSSFAIAAPGAVDTIKGTLLRAANLNASNWNVVKAVGAAFPGAAGRVENDVRLAALAEARLGAGRGSNLMVAVWVGTGVGGAVIMNGKIHSGHNRNAGEIGHTQIDFRRAAPGKIDGTLEGTAAKVGIAEYLKRRIDRGDRTALEKAVSKKDVRLKGSQLREAWEEGDELARRALARSARAVGITIANVWNILSPDVFVLGGGVATDVGPAYLAEVRKWADAFAFTQDLGKLRVEPAGLGDDSGLLGAALYSRD